A region from the Sandaracinus amylolyticus genome encodes:
- a CDS encoding diacylglycerol/lipid kinase family protein, with protein MPDASIPRVQPEPEKERERATMIVNPSSGKGLGATMHATLVERLRARWPSLDAELCTLEHDAEAIAREAALRDVRTFVVLGGDGTLNNVINGVASVPGALARSVFGVLPAGTGNDLAGTLGLGTSLEEAADRLARSEARTIDLGLLEDRLFANVSAGGLFAEASEATSQEAKSLAGRLAYLVAGSRALLDHAGVGVELTATTPQGALTWRGTIAMFAVCNAQTFGGGKPLAPFAQCDDGWLDAFVVQDANALGLARVLLEISGGTHLEDDRVVGFRASEIDLRFDRPTHVNVDGEVAVLERARYRVLPGATRVLVAPEADADAAPASDAKVTGAGEPE; from the coding sequence ATGCCCGACGCCTCGATTCCGCGCGTGCAGCCCGAGCCGGAGAAGGAACGCGAGCGCGCGACGATGATCGTGAACCCGAGCTCCGGGAAGGGGCTCGGCGCGACGATGCACGCGACGCTCGTCGAGCGGCTCCGCGCGCGCTGGCCCTCGCTCGACGCGGAGCTCTGCACGCTCGAGCACGACGCCGAGGCGATCGCGCGCGAGGCCGCGCTGCGCGACGTGCGCACGTTCGTCGTGCTCGGTGGGGACGGCACGCTCAACAACGTGATCAACGGAGTCGCGTCGGTGCCGGGCGCGCTCGCGCGCAGTGTGTTCGGCGTGCTCCCCGCCGGGACCGGCAACGATCTCGCGGGCACGCTCGGGCTCGGCACCTCGCTCGAGGAAGCGGCGGATCGCCTCGCTCGCAGCGAGGCGCGCACGATCGATCTCGGGCTGCTGGAGGATCGCCTCTTCGCGAACGTCTCGGCGGGCGGCCTCTTCGCCGAGGCGTCCGAGGCGACGAGCCAGGAAGCGAAGTCGCTCGCGGGACGTCTCGCGTACCTCGTCGCGGGCTCGCGCGCGCTGCTCGACCACGCGGGCGTCGGCGTCGAGCTCACTGCGACGACGCCGCAAGGTGCGCTCACGTGGCGCGGCACCATCGCGATGTTCGCGGTGTGCAACGCGCAGACGTTCGGCGGGGGCAAGCCGCTCGCGCCGTTCGCGCAGTGCGACGACGGATGGCTGGACGCGTTCGTGGTGCAGGACGCGAACGCGCTCGGGCTCGCGCGCGTGCTGCTCGAGATCTCGGGCGGCACGCACCTCGAGGACGACCGCGTCGTGGGCTTCCGGGCGTCGGAGATCGACCTGCGCTTCGATCGGCCGACCCACGTCAACGTCGACGGAGAGGTGGCGGTCCTCGAGCGTGCGCGCTATCGCGTGCTGCCGGGGGCGACGCGGGTGCTGGTGGCACCCGAGGCGGATGCCGACGCTGCACCGGCGTCCGACGCGAAGGTCACCGGGGCAGGGGAGCCCGAGTGA